The following is a genomic window from Sebastes fasciatus isolate fSebFas1 chromosome 15, fSebFas1.pri, whole genome shotgun sequence.
agaatgaataATCCGATAAGAATTCTCTGGAACAATTTCACACTTCATTTTAAGAAAACATTTTCCACGCTTCCGTcctcctctcactctctttcttcTTGTCGTCTTTCACATTATAAGAGGGGTAGCGTTTCCTCCTGTCATTAAAGGATGCTTTCTGAGAGAGGGGGACCAGAGTGAATCATGCTGACCTCAGACTAAACAGGAAGAAGAAATGCCTATTCATGCACTTGCTCCCCACTAATAGGAATATACATTTTTCCTTCCCACAGATTAAAGAAAACAGATTTTCACGCTTCAGTCTTTATTTAACATGCTGGGTACGTCTATTTCCTCCTTTGTTTCTCCTCCCCACCTCCCTCCCCGTGTCAGGCTGTGTTTGCAGTGGGAAACTTCAAAGCATCAGACGAAGACGCTCCCTCTTTGCAGAGACTGGCCCCGGCTCAGCAGAAGGACCTGAGGGTGCTGAGCCAGCGGAGTCATGACTCCCTGTACAGGAAGACTCCCAGGGtgtctgagagcagagaggagctggGGGCAGGGCTGGGGTCCGGGGCTCGCAGTAAGGTGAGGAGGGAGAAGGCGTCCCTGGCCTCCCTCAAAAGAGCAAGCGCTGATGTGGAGCTCCTGGCAACCCGGGGTCCCATGGGCAAGGAAACCATGGTAACCTTCAGCAACACCTTGCCCCGAGTCGCAAACGGCAACAGCCCCATCTCCCCCTCCGACGAGCTGCCTCCCTCGCAGCGTCACATGACCTTCCACGTGCCCTTTGACCCCCAGAGGTCTCGGCAGCTGGTGTCAGAGTGGAGGCAGCGCTCGCTGGAGCTCCGCAGCCAGAGCTCGcgggacgaggaggaggacgggggagatgaaggaggagcaGCGGAGGGAGATGGAGACCTGGAGATGCCTTCCTCTCTTTATCCAACAGTGCAAGCCAACAAGGGCAACGCCACCCCGACGGGAGCCAGGATGGTGGTGGCGCCCCCACTCGTTCACATCCCCGAGGAGGCCTCTCGGCCGCCGCCCGTCTCCCCCAAGAGCGCCAAGACCCGCGCCAAGTGGCTGTCGCTCACAGAGGGAGGAGTGAAAGAGCCGGGCCCGGGGCCGATTGCGGTGTCGACTCCCCGCGTGCCCAACACGCAGCCCAACCAGCCGCCCAGCCAGCAAAGAGTCACTCAGGTGAGAAGGAAATTAGAAAATGAGTGACTGCAAATCATaataattacattatttttcattctTTGATTTCTAGTGGCATGCAGCCACTTCTGAAAAATATAGTTTAGACTGGAGAAGAGATTTAATAGCTGCCAAACACTCTCCTGATGATTTATTTTGTTGGTAAAATCAAAACATAACAATTTCTACGAGTACTTTCACAAGGGTTCAAACACTTATTGTAGTTGGAGTTAAATCTGTGAGGGATATTGAATATGTTACTATTAGGGGTGTTACAGTTAACAAGATAATGAAGCGTTAATGCAATTGTGGGCTTGAAAGCTAGagcgaagatactggcatcatatgaaactagaaaacttaaggaatccattggtaccaaccatgtcataatagcttgtcgcgaaggacggtaaataacgctcaaaacttatgctaaattttggcgaggaaaaactgtcatggccattttcaaaggggtcgcttgacctctgacctcaagataagtgaatgaaaatgggttctatgggtacccacgagtctcccctttacagacatgcccactttatgataatcacatgcagtttggggcaagtcatagtcaagtcagcacactgacacactgacagctgttgttgcctgttgggctgcagtttgccatgttatgatttgagcatatttttatgctaaatgcagtacctgtgagggtttctggacaatatttgtcattgttttgtgttgttaactcatttccaataataaatatatacatatgtatttgcataaagcaagcataattacccactcccatgttgataagagtattaaatacttgacaaatctccctttaaggtacattttgaacagattaaaaatgtgcgattaattgctattaaatattttaatggattgacagccctagttactaTTACcgtttacaatatttacagtaataaaagtCCCTGAACTTTATTACTCGGCTGTTTTGTCAATACAAATTGCTGATTTCTATAGTAAATGCCTTTCTTGAGATTGAAAGTTTATtttggaaacagcagttgacaGAGCAATAGGTAAGGTCCATCCGCTAGCTGATCTGGAGCAACTACTTGAGCACTCTTCTGAGCGTCTTTCATTTTTACATTCTGAAGATGTTCTTCTTGTCCTCCAGGTGATAGCCATGTCTAAGCAGCAGGCTCATGGGGTCGCTTCGTCCACTAAGACCTCAGAAGGCGGTGGCTCGTCCTCCGGCGGCGGCTCCAACTGCTCCGAGTCGCCCTATTACCGGATCCCATCTGATCGAGACAGCTGCACGGGGAGCAACCCGGGGAGCATCGCCGGGAGCGGGAGCATCGTCACGATCGACGCCCACGCCCCTCACCACCCGGTGGTGCGTGTGTCAGCCGCAAACGGCAAGCCGTGGGAGTGGAGGAACACCATCAGCGGTAACATGATGGCCTCCGACATGGCGGGGGACAAACACCGCGTATCGCTGCAGCGGCAGGACAATATCAGTCACTACCGGGATTACCGGACACTCCCAGTGAAAACAGACTCGCTCTGCTCCTCCTCGGCCAGCGGCAGCGCCGAAGGAGGACCGGAGCTGCCTCCCCCGCCTCTTCCtacctccacctcccctctgCCTCACCCTCATCACCTGTTGTCATCCCCTCTACCGCCGCCGCCTCCTCACTCGTCCACTTCCCCCTTGCCTCCCCCTCCTCACCCAAGCTCCTCTCCGATGCTACCTCTTCTCCCTCACCCTGCCTCCTCTCACATGCCcctccctcctcacctccttACCATGGCCCCACCACCCCTTCCGCCGTCCTCTCAAATGCCCCTTCCTCCTCACCCATCCTCCTGTCAAATGCCCCCGCCTCCTCACCCGTCCTCCTGTCAAATGCCCCCGCCTCCTCACCCGTCCTCCTGTCAAATGCCCCCGCCTCCTCACCCGTCCTCCTGTCAAATGCCCCCGCCTCCTCATCCGTCCTCTTCCCCTTTGCCGCCGCCACCTCACCACTCATCCTCCATGCCTCCACCTCCTCACCCGTCCTGCTCCGGCATgcttccccctcctccccatCCCGACTTGCTGATGGACGGCCACAGCCAGGCGCTGTCCCGCTCCTCCACCCTGCCTCGTCggccctccgcccgcagccagGCCGAGCAGGAGCACTACTACAAGGCCATGCAGAACGAGAGGATGTTATAGTAAAGACGTCGTTGTCGTTGTACTTCAGGAGACTCAGCTGAAAAGAGACAGTGAAACAAAGTAGCAGGTGAATAGAGATTTATGActtttgaaaaatgacaaaaatgtttAGAGACTCTGAGACCAGAGCTGCAGATTTGGTCAAAATGCTGGAAATGAAGAGGCAGCAGGGGTGGAGAACCACGGGGAGGTCTGGCAGAGCTCACACGCACTCAGCAGGGGATCTGGTTTTCTCCTGCTCACACGTACTGCCCACAGCGCCGGCTCAACGGTTCCGACTGGGAAAAGAACAGACAAGAGAAGAAAGGGGAGTCATAGAAGACAAGAGTGGGGTGAAGCATTAAAAAACGCAGCTCACCTCGTTTCAGCACGCACATCCTCTGTGTTTCTTTAAGACACATTCAGAGGAGGAGCGGAGGAGGCTGCAGCTGAAAGAGAGATATCACGCTGAACGGTCTGGGATTTGCTAAATCAAGTTTCCCCTGAGAGGGGGGATAAGAcggagaaaacaaaacaactacaggCAATACTAGCTCTCCTTACACTAGCGCAGCTGTTTGAGATTGCCAGCCGTTGACACACTCGTGCTTCAAAGCACCCAAAAGCtatgaataaagaaaagaatgcaGTTCAACCACAGGTTCAAGAGTATTAGCCACAACCCACAAAAGCATAGGAGTCGTTTTACCCCTCTGAATACACAAACCAAATGGGAAAATTTATGTTTGACGCCAAGCAAATCTGCCAGTATCCACCAGAGAGAGCTGGCTTAGGAAGCGTTGCTTCTGGTCGGGGtgtgagaaggaggaagaggaggggtggGCATAAGAAGGATCACGCACAGTTGGGCACCCCTATACAGACGTCACTGACTGGATTACTGTTGTAAACATGAGAGGCGGTGGAATGGAAAGAGAATTGTTCCTAAATTGAAGAGGGTGGCTGGGCCGCGCGGCACAGCGAGCCAGGCCGCCAGTCTGTCTTTGCTGTGTGCAAAACCTGCCGCGGAGCCCGAAGCAGCACTAAGGAGATTAGCGTTTGTTTATCGAGCCACGCTAGCACACTCTTCCCTCCGTAGCCCTTCGCGTTTGGCCCTCTGGCAAACCACAATGGTGACGGGACTGTTAGTGGAAAGCTGCCCAGCCAGCGGTGCAGCCCGCCATCACCAGCAGCGACATGCACGCTGGCTCAAGCAGGTGCTGGTTGGATGCGACTAGCTGGCTTGTGTTGCCGGCAGTCTCTGTTTATACCTGTTTGCATTTCAAAGATAGTGGTACCACTTTCTAACCATGCATACTTCATAAGGGTTTATAAGTTGTTGCTTTATTACTGATCATTTAGTtatgcttattacacggctttgttgaatactcgattctgaacGGTCAATCACAACATTCTACggtctattatttctttataacagaccgttgctatgtataacagaccgttgctatgggtgcagttctgatgttggactctggaggaagatttggtgtcaaattattgatttcttaagtaagtagccgtgtaataagcgggataatgtacagctagctggtcattgttgtaaaataaaccacTTCAGGGCAATGCAAtaccctgtcagggtttatttcacagtaatgactggctcgctgtacattatccctcacATAGATCAATAATAAGAcattcttaaaggaacagtgtgtaacatttagggggatctattggcagaaatggaatataatattaataagtatgttttcagtgGAGGCTGGCATCTTCAATCACCTTTTCCGACCTCAACGCATATAAATTCGCTTTGGCGCTTCACTTCTTCCGCTCTCTCCAGGCTCTGTCCTAGTTCCCAGCTTTCCTCCAAATACTAAAACACATGCCTCATACGCACATCAATGCTCttacgccacacacacacacacgcccaggagagtgtgtctgcatgtgagtctcaccgctagatgccgccagattctacacactgcacctttaagagcAACTTTTGGGTTGTCAGATGGTAAAATATCTTTCATTGATGTCTTTTTATCTAGCTATGTCATTTTTCAGGAAGAGCTCTGCAGGAAGACTAAAtgatgtttacaatatttacagaCTTACAACCCGTTATTCATCCACCTGTCGATCCATCATCCAGACCCGTTTATCCAGGGTCACGAGAGATTGTCATTATTTAAGTATGCATTATAAGAAAGTGATACCACTAAACATCCAACCAACACAATGACGGGGCAGCAAAACCTTCAGAAGATGCTGACAAAACTATCTAGACTAAAGGTCCATTTGCTCGCTTGCTCTGGAGCTTTTGACCCTCACCACACAGTCCTCATCAGCAGATGTTGTTTGCTCCGTTCATGCTGATGAGGACCATGTAATGCGGTCAAAAGGTCTAGAACAAGCGAGTAAGTACATGTCCAgttgaagttgttttgtcaACTGCTGTTTCGCACCGTAGGTCAAGAAAGAGCTCACCGCTTAAAGGTTTGCATCtagtttttgacatttttagatgagacaattaataattaaccgtagAATTAATCTAATTattaactgataatgaaaatattcattAGTTGCGGCCCTAAAAGGAACATGCTTAAGATTGAGAGGAAGTGCCTGTTCCTCCTGCTCACCCCTGCCTCTCCTGTGTATTTATACTCTCTTGTATAAAATCGTTACCTATCGTTTCATACATCCAAGTTTTTTCTAACTATCAAGAAGATATCCCGTCCAATGACAAGTGCTTTATTTTACCTTGATCATATTTTAACGAAAGACACATCAAAGAGTTGTTTTTCACCCATTGCACCAACACCAACATCTGAAGGGGTACATGAACTGATTTTGTAAAGTCGTGCTACAGTAGGAAGGAGGGGCGAGTTAAATGGAACAAGTTGTATTTGTAGTGGAGCTTCCTCAGACGAGGAGCTGGTAGATAATGTTGCTCGTCGGTTTGTGCTGCATGTGTGTacgagtgtgtttttttttttaaacttgtgtGCTTCAAGTCTGCGCCGTTACCTtttgacagacagacatgctGCATTTTACAGTGCTGGTGATTATCGTACTACTTTCTCCCCCCATTTTGACTGTAAAAATACTTGATATTACctaatattattaatactattattattccGCAGTCCTCTTTTATGGGCAAATGTTTTCTATCTGTGGTGATGTGTAACATTAATAACCCGATTGAATAAAAATACGAAGACTTCTTAACCGAGGTTTCATCTTGTGTTactagtgtatatagtatacgGCTCAAAATAGAGAGAGGGTCAATGCCGGAGCAGCTTTTACCGACACTCTAATGAAAAGGATCTTCTCCATTGATTCTTGGGTTATGAGTACTTTCATGCTCATTCATACtgtacactcacacactgacacacgaaTACACAGAGCCAGACAGATACTGCACATTTGCAACATTTGCAACATTTGCTCCTTTCCTGTGGGCTTGTGTCAGGTTTCCATAATGAATTCTGCTGGAGTGTTGGTCAATCCCAGATGACCTGCAGGGACGCAGCAAGTATTGGCTGAggcctgagtgtgtgtgggtgtgtgtgtgtgtgtgtaaaatgtgtgcTTAGATTagattttgtgtgtttctgagcACGTGCACAGGCTGTGTTTTCTGGtaaattaaagggatagtttgggttttgaagtggggttgtatacagtacttatccatagtaggtgtattacctacagtagatgatggtcggtgtgcccccagcatcgagaaacagacaggtgtACCGACACTGGAGCAATACAAAgtaatacagtgctgtggatggggacggcagaaaaacttattttagccacctaaaagaaagactcatCTAAAAGAATTGATgtctgtttaagtgtacactatatttagaatattttcagcgcttgatcttgccgtcagacagccttttccttcttctttctgaaggggaactgaactgaaagtgaaacgtatctaagCTCTCTCAAAAGCCAGCAGGTTCAGATgacagtatagatacgtttcagtTGCACAGTCTTGctgcagttcgtgaaatagtcatgtattttaatctattgatttgtgtacatagacacgaatttaaatttttttttgtgatggtcagcacaaaatcaatttgtatgtaaatccatgtaattgtggaCCACAAAGTATAAaaaggaggaggttggggtgtaTTGGGTAggtcaacaaacacaggactttcgccaaggagaccggtgttcgtgtcacgtgtgaaaccagaagtcaacgttgatttatttgtcacgtaacttctggaCTTAAGTTACATCACTTCCggtattattttaacccaaaccacgatcttttcctaaacttaattaagtagttttgttgcctaatcccaaccaagttgatcttttcctaaacctaacttagtcattttattttgaaaagactggagcagaaattgacatgtgcattacgtgttgctggacattcgtaggaaaatacgttgttgaaagtcttgctgagcgtcacgaaaaaaaaaagaaggaaatttcatgactatttcacggaCTGCCATAAGACTGTGTTGCAAATGTTTTAGgagagtctttcttttaggaggccaaaataagtttttctgtcGTCCCCGTCctcagcactgtattgctttgctccggtgtcagtgctcctgtctgtttctccaagctgggggcgcgCGGACCATCACCTACTTTAAGTAATACACCTATTATGgatctcatacaaccccacttcaaaacactgaaCTATCCCTTAAAAATGTGCCCCTTTGTTTATTCTGATATATAGCATGATTCACATGCATTAAGGTGGATGATTATGAAGGTATGAGttggggtttgtgtgtgtgtgtgtgtgtgtgtgtataaaagtAGTATGTGGTCCAAATGTAGCGAGGCTATGTGTCCATTCAGATGTGTCACATTTCTCTATCTGTAttcatgttttgtgtttcagcGTGCatgcctatgtgtgtgtgcgagtgtgtgtgtgtccagtgcTTCGGAGCATTGAGCTGTGTGATGAGGCCATACAGGCAGCGGGGGTGCAGATGGTGTACTGAGGCCTGAGGACAGTCAGCCTGTCCATGACTCACACACTCAGCAAgccagcagctctctctctgtgtctctccccTCGGTGGCCCAGAAAGCACAACACAAcaagtgtgtatctgtgtgtgtgactgcgGGAGGCAACAGAAAATGCGGACTGAGCTGTCTTTATGCATGCGTCTATTTTTGCAAGCCTGTGTGTACGCTtatatctgtgtgtatgtgtgtgtgtgtgtgacagtgagagTGGCTGTCCAGGGGAAAGCTGCTGACAGTCTTTTCAGGACTGATTTACCACCGCCGAACAGCACAAAGGCCTTTTGTCCACAGCTCTCACTTTGTCACTATCATTCTACCTACTGCCACCTCACCGGGATCCTTGTGAACCTTAACACATGGAGGAAGGGGATTTGGAGCTTTGGAGCTTATATCCTGATTTTCCTGCAGCTCTCAGTTTCTTGAATGAGGGATTAGGATTCGTAAGGGTCGCGGGGATCATTTTACTTTCAGTCCGATCAATATAGGACGTCATTGTTGTTAAAAATCAAATAttgatcttttcttttttgcatgTAAAGATTGTAAGATCATTCTGATTAGGATCTACAGGGATTGACTATATTGACAAGCCCCTTAAAGAGTTATTCCTTCTCAGGGTCCATTGGTGAAGTGGTTGAGGAACCCCTGTTTAACAGCCCTCTTGACGGGCTTCACCAATTAGAAAAGGGAAACGAAAGCGATGGTTTCGTATTCCTGTGGAGTAACCGTTGTTAAAATTCTCAGCCCGGCACCCAGAGTGAATTACATTTAGTCTCACAAGGGCTTATTAAACCGTGTTAGATATCCTGTCATTTGTCGACCCACCAGACAAGGACCTTGTAGCGAGCTCTTTCAAATCCCAAAAGATAACCAGCCTTAATGTGCCAGTCAGCCGTCTCCCGCCACAGCTGGGGGCTCAGACTGACATTTCTGGGAGGTTGGCTTCACTGAGTCAGTGGCTGTATTTCCTTGTTTCTACCTAGGGATCcaagtacatttttaaaaatcatctaTTTTTTATGTGACCAAACGAAAGACAACAATAAAATCATGACGTACTATCTGCCAAAGTAGCTGGTATTGTAACGCAACATCCACACCCAGAATTTGCAGACATTTTGCTGGTGGGAAGAATTATTTCCCTCCATGGATATAGTCTTGGAGTtatgctggctggctggctggcttgCTCTTTAACCTGCAGGCTACAGTATATAGGGTGATAAATGTCATATACCAAGCTACATGTTACAGTGTTTCAGCCCAGCTGGGAGCCTGACATTTTTATAGGTCTGCCCTGCACCTCAGGAGGCCACTGCTGCTTTACGAGAGCTTGATTTTCTGCCCTTCTGAATCCTTATA
Proteins encoded in this region:
- the LOC141783319 gene encoding phospholipid phosphatase-related protein type 3-like, which codes for MTSPKNKAKKKQPKDSMTLLPCFYFVELPIVLSSLVSLYFLELTDVLSPAMVGFRCHDRDLSMPYVETGDELIPLLMLLSLAFAGPAASIMMGEGLMYCLQSKLKTCPKSESSINAGGCSFNSFLRRTVRFVGVHVFGLLATALVTDVIQLATGYHAPFFLTVCQPNYTAPGVSCDNNAYITRDICMGKDQYAIMSARKTFPSQHATLSGFAAVYISMYFNASISTTTKLLKPLMVFAFCMAAGLAGLTQITQHRSHPIDVYVGYLIGAGVGVYLAVFAVGNFKASDEDAPSLQRLAPAQQKDLRVLSQRSHDSLYRKTPRVSESREELGAGLGSGARSKVRREKASLASLKRASADVELLATRGPMGKETMVTFSNTLPRVANGNSPISPSDELPPSQRHMTFHVPFDPQRSRQLVSEWRQRSLELRSQSSRDEEEDGGDEGGAAEGDGDLEMPSSLYPTVQANKGNATPTGARMVVAPPLVHIPEEASRPPPVSPKSAKTRAKWLSLTEGGVKEPGPGPIAVSTPRVPNTQPNQPPSQQRVTQVIAMSKQQAHGVASSTKTSEGGGSSSGGGSNCSESPYYRIPSDRDSCTGSNPGSIAGSGSIVTIDAHAPHHPVVRVSAANGKPWEWRNTISGNMMASDMAGDKHRVSLQRQDNISHYRDYRTLPVKTDSLCSSSASGSAEGGPELPPPPLPTSTSPLPHPHHLLSSPLPPPPPHSSTSPLPPPPHPSSSPMLPLLPHPASSHMPLPPHLLTMAPPPLPPSSQMPLPPHPSSCQMPPPPHPSSCQMPPPPHPSSCQMPPPPHPSSCQMPPPPHPSSSPLPPPPHHSSSMPPPPHPSCSGMLPPPPHPDLLMDGHSQALSRSSTLPRRPSARSQAEQEHYYKAMQNERML